From the genome of Planctomycetia bacterium, one region includes:
- a CDS encoding PEP-CTERM sorting domain-containing protein translates to MLMRCGALAGLGLAMFGSILGDVARANVIPLVSASASSGLGGGFDRTSIHTVDQSGLTGDEHSDAPDGSMWLTNGTFAAPNDTTPQITFDLGASYLVESMKVWNYNESGLASRGISSARISVAGADQVFSPLIDAQALTVAPGTPGDFSQSIALGGATARYVRIDNITNAGDGNAFAGLSEVRFDGALAPGESRELPLRTTIEEVSSSLSGFNRGPEYLVNHAGMGGKAHSRAPDGMMWLNQGSFPNVPPEQFDLDPFIVFDVGAEKALDRLVIWNYNEALQGRDDLLIRGIKTADILVAGEDKVFTTLVAGQELTIGPGTDDVDFGQIIDLTGTTARYIKLDNLVNHGAGNDFIGLSEVQIYEVPEPSSWALLGLGTLALLARRRK, encoded by the coding sequence ATGTTGATGCGCTGTGGCGCGCTGGCAGGCCTGGGCCTGGCCATGTTCGGTTCGATCTTAGGAGACGTCGCACGTGCGAACGTCATTCCGCTGGTTTCCGCGTCGGCATCCTCGGGTTTGGGAGGCGGATTTGACCGCACTTCGATCCACACCGTGGATCAATCCGGCCTGACCGGCGACGAGCATTCAGACGCACCCGATGGGAGCATGTGGCTCACGAACGGCACGTTCGCCGCGCCCAATGACACGACGCCGCAGATCACGTTCGACCTGGGCGCCTCGTACCTGGTCGAATCGATGAAGGTCTGGAACTACAACGAGTCTGGACTGGCCTCGCGCGGAATTAGTTCCGCTCGCATTTCGGTGGCTGGCGCCGACCAAGTGTTCTCGCCATTGATCGACGCTCAGGCGCTCACCGTCGCTCCCGGTACGCCGGGGGACTTCTCGCAGTCGATTGCACTTGGCGGAGCGACCGCGCGTTATGTGCGCATTGACAACATCACGAACGCTGGCGACGGGAACGCGTTCGCCGGTCTGAGCGAAGTGCGTTTTGACGGTGCGCTCGCTCCGGGCGAATCGCGCGAACTGCCGCTGCGTACCACGATTGAAGAAGTCTCCAGTAGCCTCTCCGGATTCAATCGTGGACCTGAGTATCTCGTCAACCATGCGGGTATGGGCGGCAAGGCTCACAGTCGCGCCCCGGACGGCATGATGTGGCTGAATCAAGGCTCTTTCCCGAACGTGCCGCCGGAACAGTTCGACCTGGACCCGTTCATCGTGTTCGACGTCGGGGCGGAAAAGGCGCTCGATCGGTTGGTGATCTGGAACTACAACGAAGCCCTGCAAGGCCGGGACGACCTGTTGATTCGCGGCATCAAGACGGCCGACATCCTGGTCGCCGGCGAGGATAAGGTGTTCACGACGCTCGTCGCCGGGCAAGAGTTGACCATCGGTCCAGGCACGGATGACGTCGACTTCGGTCAGATCATTGATCTGACTGGAACGACGGCCAGGTACATCAAGCTCGACAATCTGGTCAATCACGGGGCCGGTAATGATTTCATCGGTCTGAGCGAAGTTCAGATCTATGAAGTTCCAGAGCCGAGTTCCTGGGCACTGCTGGGCTTGGGCACGTTGGCGCTCCTGGCGCGGCGGCGCAAATAG